A single region of the Chelmon rostratus isolate fCheRos1 chromosome 5, fCheRos1.pri, whole genome shotgun sequence genome encodes:
- the LOC121606202 gene encoding uncharacterized protein LOC121606202, with amino-acid sequence MKYRAGFLKVACAWMLILMQSLDAGHAPRKHAAAVPCRPKELTALTKSLAEASLTGFDEANGKHLGTWSPGFPELQVRQNSSFNASKVQCSLLFMAQGLEKILVDQVRNLNPDDVSLHKNLRETISRVNMLAACVREIHGGECSPKPSPPTMPKHVFERKQWSHTLLKTSRDYLGWLELKLGVQIAKVKGKDEMKHAGTAATRHRYLEGSGYHL; translated from the exons ATGAAATACAGAGCAG GTTTTCTAAAAGTGGCGTGTGCCTGGATGCTGATTCTGATGCAAAGCCTGGACGCAGGACATGCACCGAGGAAACATGCCGCCGCCGTTCCATGCAGGCCGAAAGAGCTGACGGCCCTCACCAAAAGTCTGGCTGAAGCGAGCTTGACAGGTTTT GACGAGGCCAATGGGAAGCACCTTGGCACGTGGTCTCCAGGCTTCCCTGAGCTCCAGGTCCGGCAGAACTCTTCCTTCAATGCTTCAAAAGTTCAGTGCAGCCTCCTCTTCATGGCTCAAGGCCTGGAGAAGATCCTGGTGGACCAGGTGAGAAACCTGAATCCCGATGATGTTTCACTTCACAAGAATCTCAGGGAAACCATCTCAAGGGTCAACATGCTCGCAGCGTGTGTGAGGGAAATTCACGGAGGGGAATGCTCCCCGAAGCCATCCCCACCAACAATGCCCAAGCATGTGTTTGAGAGGAAGCAGTGGAGTCACACTCTGTTGAAGACATCCAGGGACTACCTGGGCTGGCTGGAGCTTAAGCTTGGGGTCCAAATTGCAAAAGTCAAAGGAAAAGATGAGATGAAACATGCAGGTACTGCAGCAACACGTCACAGGTACTTGGAGGGGAGTGGATACCacttgtaa
- the spring1 gene encoding SREBP regulating gene protein: MMVLRRLLRKRWVLGVVFGLSLIYFLTSTLKQEERTIRDRTLLEVRDSDHRIPWKVRFNLGNSSRQITQCRNSIQGKTLLTDELGYVCERKDLLVNGCCNVNAPSSRQYICKSCLANGCCSIYEYCVSCCLQPDKQPLLERFLNRAAEGFQNLFTAVEDHFELCLAKCRTSSQSVQHENTYRNPQAKYCYGESPPELLPV, translated from the exons ATGATGGTGCTACGGCGGTTACTGAGAAAGCGCTGGGTGCTGGGAGTAGTCTTCGGACTGTCTCTCATCTACTTTCTCACCAGCACACTCAAACAG GAGGAGCGGACCATACGGGACCGCACACTCTTAGAGGTTAGAGATTCAGACCATCGCATCCCCTGGAAAGTCCGTTTCAACCTGGGAAACAGCAGCCGACAGATCACTCAGTGCAGAAACTCCATCCAGGGCAAGACGCTGCTCACAGACGAACTTG GTTATGTCTGCGAGAGAAAAGACTTGCTGGTTAATGGCTGCTGTAACGTCAATGctcccagcagcagacagtACATTTGCAAAAGCTGCCTGGCCAACGGATGCTGTAGCATCTATGAGTATTGCGTGTCTTGTTGCCTCCAGCCCGATAAG CAACCTCTCCTTGAGCGCTTCCTGAATCGTGCTGCTGAAGGCTTCCAGAATCTCTTCACTGCTGTGGAGGATCATTTTGAGCTGTGCCTGGCCAAGTGTAGGACCTCGTCACAA AGTGTTCAACATGAGAACACCTACCGAAACCCTCAAGCAAAGTACTGCTACGGCGAGAGCCCCCCAGAGCTCCTTCCTGTATGA
- the rnft2 gene encoding RING finger and transmembrane domain-containing protein 2, translating into MQRRHSSNTDGMPSERSRSQTLGSESSLDEGGVFDCLKPDSPASPQQIFSGLVGVPSGSVSSAQFQAAGLVLGSPPEVFIQMTASSREEGGPHRTEGGPFLPRPPQHHHHHHHHLHHHPLQHRTSSLLQQATTAAASERHSSREEAQEDPSTPAPALSELKAVVTWLQRGFPFILILLAKVCFQHKLGIAVCVGMASTFAYANSTFRYQVSLREERSVFVALWIVMFLAGNIVYIYYTFSHEELHNSLIFAKPNLNSFDFFDLIWAVGITDFVLKYFTIGLKCFVLFLPKILLAFKSRGKFYLLIEELSQLFRALVPIQLWYKYIMGEDPSNSYFLGATLIIIYSLCKSFDICGRVSAIRKALVMLCSSQSYGVRAGSQQCSEAGDVCAICQADFRDPIALLCQHVFCEECLCLWFDRERTCPLCRSTVIETLRCWKDGTTSAHFQIY; encoded by the exons ATGCAGAGgagacacagcagcaacacGGATGGCATGCCCTCTGAAAG GAGCCGAAGCCAAACCCTTGGATCAGAGAGCAGCCTCGATGAGGGTGGTGTGTTTGACTGCCTGAAGCCTGACTCACCCGCTTCACCCCAGCAGATCTTCTCCGGCCTGGTGGGCGTCCCCTCCGGCTCCGTCTCCTCTGCCCAATTCCAGGCAGCTGGCTTAGTCCTGGGCTCTCCCCCTGAAGTCTTTATCCAGATGACTGCATCGTCCAGAGAAGAAGGGGGCCCCCACCGCACGGAGGGTGGACCTTTTCTACCTCGGCCGCCccagcaccaccatcaccaccaccaccaccttcatCACCATCCCCTGCAGCACAGgacctcctctctgctccagcagGCCACCACGGCAGCTGCCTCGGAGAGGCACAGCTCCAGAGAGGAGGCCCAAGAAGACCCGTCCACCCCGGCCCCAGCCCTGTCTGAGTTGAAGGCAGTAGTCACATGGCTGCAGAGGGGCTTCCCCTTCATCCTTATCCTGCTGGCTAAAGTCTGCTTTCAGCACAAGCTAG gtattgctgtgtgtgtgggcatggCCAGCACATTCGCCTATGCCAATTCCACCTTTAGGTACCAAGTGTCATTACGG GAGGAACGTTCTGTATTTGTTGCTCTGTGGATCGTCATGTTCCTTGCAGGGAATATAGTGTATATCTACTACACGTTTAGCCACGAGGAGCTGCACAACAG CCTCATATTTGCCAAGCCCAACCTCAACAGCTTTGACTTCTTTGATCTGATCTGGGCGGTGGGCATCACTGACTTTGTCCTTAAGTACTTCACCATTGGCCTGAAATGCTTTGTCCTCTTCTTGCCCAAGATTCTTCTCGCCTTCAAATCCAGG GGTAAGTTCTACCTGCTGATCGAGGAGCTGAGCCAGCTGTTTCGGGCTCTGGTGCCCATCCAGCTGTGGTACAAGTACATCATGGGAGAAGACCCGTCCAACAGTTACTTCCTGGGGGCCACGCTCATCATCATCTACAGCCTCTGCAAG TCCTTTGACATCTGTGGACGTGTGTCTGCCATACGCAAGGCCCTGGTCATGCTCTGCAGCTCCCAG AGTTATGGAGTGAGGGCTGGCAGCCAGCAGTGCAGCGAGGCGGGTGATGTCTGTGCTATTTGTCAGGCTGATTTCAGAGACCCCATAGCCCTTCTCTGTCAG CACGTGTTCTGTGAGGAGTGCCTGTGCTTGTGGTTCGACCGGGAGAGGACATGTCCGCTGTGCCGCTCCACTGTCATTGAGACCCTGCGATGCTGGAAGGACGGCACCACCTCGGCTCACTTCCAGATCTACTGA